The Chamaesiphon minutus PCC 6605 DNA window GAGTACGGCGACAGAAGAAGTAGCAATCGTTACTGGCCCCTCCGTAGGCGGGCTGCTAAATGCCGTATTTGGTAATGCGACAGAATTGATTATTGGACTAGTCGCGCTGAAGGCGGGACTGATCGATATTGTCAAAGCCAGTATTACGGGCACGATTATTAGTAATCTGCTCTTAGCAATGGGTTTGTCGATGTTCTTGGGTGGATTGAAGTTTAAGGAACAGGAATTTAAACCGATCGTGGCACAAGTAAGCGGCTCTTCGATGACGCTAGCTGTAATTGCTATTTTACTGCCGACGATGGCATTTTATTCAGCCAACCAATCTGAGACATTTGCAGTCGAAGAACTCTCGATCGCGGTCGCAATTATTTTAATCGCAGTTTATGCAATGACCTTAGTTTTCTCGCTCAAAACTCATAGCTACTTATACGATGTCAGCTTGGTCGATCTAGAAGTGGAAGCTACCGGACACAAGCCAGATTTGCGCTTGTGGTTATCGATTTTAGTTATTTCCACCTTAGCAGTTGCTTACGAATCAGAAATGTTTGTCGGCGTTGTCGAATCAGCAACTAAAGGCTTGGGCTTGACACCCTTATTTACAGGTGTAATTCTTTTACCTTTAGTTGGCGGTGCCGCAGAATACGTAACAGCGGTAGGAGTAGCTGTTAAAAATAATATGGATCTATCTGTTTCAGTCGCGATGGGTTCGAGTTTATTAGTATCTTTATTAATGGCACCCTTGTTAGTATTAGTCGGCTACGCGATCGGCCAACCGATGGAGTTGAATTTCAATCCCTTTGAAGTTGTCGCAGTTGGAGTTGCAGTAGTCGTTGCTAATTTAATTAGTCTTGACGGTCGATCGAATTGGCTTGAAGGTATATTGTTGCTCGCAACTTATCTAATCTTAGCGGCGGCGTTCTACTTTTTACCGATTTGAAATCGCATCTATAGCAGTCCTATTTGATTTGGAAGAAGATAGTAGGGTGTGTTATCGCGACAGCGGAACGCACCGAAGAATAAATCTCATGAATCATTTAGGATTGCTATACTAGAGAATTCTAAGCATTAAAGCGTATGAATACAGTAAATAAGTAAGCTATTATGCTTATTTGAATTTGACAAAGAGATAAATTTTAGGCAAACCGGATATCTTGAAAGTACTTGACGATCGATTATGCTGAATCCACCGTACATCAAGGATTTGCAGGCTGAATTTAATTATTTATTAAACCTGAAAATTGAGAGATATCGATCGATGCCATGTAAGAAAAATGATTTTCTCGATCGTCAACGTGTGTTAATACACATCAACAATAAGCCATTATACTGACTCCAAATTTAATTGAAGTTGGTAAGATTGTCGTGCATTAACATAATACATATGTGCCTTGTTTAGCTTAAAAGCGTCATAGTGTAATTAAAATGCTTACCACTCAACAAAGACCATCGCTAGAGATAAAACTCTGCTAGCTGACTGGTCGTCGAATGCGTAAATCTGTATTTAAGTTAAATTTTTCATCAAGCTATTTTCTGTTTTACGCATTAACTTCTGGCAGTCAAAAATTTATCCAAATGAAATTCAAAAGAATCTTAAGTTTAGCTTTAGGATCGGGCATAGTGCTAGGATTCGGAGCGATTGAAGCCCCTAATGCGAGTGCTGCACTACTAACTTCCTATCAATTTAATGGCAATGGAAATTGGTCGCTTGATGGTGTAGGCAGTAATATCAATCCGGTAGGGAATATTAGTGCTTTTGTGCCAGTGGGTTCGAGAATTGAAAAAGCTTTTCTTTATAGTAGTACTAACCTTAACAATAACTCATTTGTCCCAAATGTTAACTTTGATGGAACTACTTACAGTGGTGCAGCCTGGACTAATCTTGGTAGTACCTCAGCTTCTTCGGGAAGCCTAACAGCTTTTCGCACAGACGTTACTAATCAAGTTGCCGCTAAAGTTGGAACTGGAAGTCCTCTAGAGTTCATCTTTTCCGTCTTGAGTGAGAATCCCAGTGCCAGCATTGACGGTGAAGCCTTGGCAATTGTTTATAGCAACCCAAATGAGCTAGAACGGACGATCGCTTTCCTGGATGGTTTCACTAACCCATTAGGTGACACGACCTCTGTCAATTTAGCCGATCCGCTCACGAGTACTCAACTCTCAAATCCGAATTTTGAAGCATTGCTGTCTTTAGGTATCGGTTTTAGTGCAGGAGGAGCGAGCGGTCAATTCTCTAGAGTCGATGTTAACGGCTCGCGATTGACTACTGCGGCTGGCGGTGCTGATGATGGTGGTTTAATTAATGGGGGATTGATAACAATCGGTGGTCTTGGTGATAGCACTGGTAATCCCCTCAATCCCAATAGTAATACCGAGCCTGATGATGAACTTTACTCGATTAAATCGTTTCTAGCTGCTGGCAACACCCAAATTCAGATCGATACGCTCAATCCTTCAAACGACGATAATATCTTCTTTGCTGGTATCAACATTACCGCCAGAGCAGGAGTTAACGCACCACCACCAAGCGATCCCACCGCAGTTCCCGAACCTTTTACGATCGTGGGAACGCTCATCGGTGCTGGCACGGCATTCCGGATGAGAAAAAGATTGAAAGCTACTAACAAATTGTAGATTTAGCCGATCGAATTAGAGCACCAGATCGATTTATGGATTTCGGGAACGATTTCTAGAATTAATCTGGTGCTTTGTGCTGTGTGCCAATATTGTGAGCTTGATTCTGCATCGCGCGAGGAGGTTGTTCGATCGTTATAATATCAGTATGAGATGCTTGGAAAAAATTGACGCTCGACGACACTAGTGTGTCAAAAGCGACATTTAATGTGAGAATTTGCGTAAGCCGATGATGGGATTTGAACCCACGACCAATTGATTACGAATCAACTACTCTACCACTGAGCCACATCGGCAGGATTGGGCGCGATCGATCTCCCCAAACAATTATTATAAATTGACTTGAGAACAAAATGACAGAATTAAAGCCAAAACCAAAGCCCGATTCGATCGATCCAGAACTTTGGCGTCGGCTTCAGGCAGAGGCAAAATCGCCATTTAGAGGCTTGCGTCAGTTTGTGTATGTCAGTTGCGCGATTTCTGGTGCTGTCGGTGGGTTAGTGTTCTTCTTCAAGCTACTCGCAGGTAGAGAGTTGGAAACCACAATCCCCAATCTTGCCATCCAGGTTGGTGTCGTTGCCTTGATGGTATTCCTGTTGCGGATCGATAAAGCCAAAGATTAGTTTTGTCGTTGGCGTAGCCTCTTTGCAACGGCAAACGCTCCGCCAATGCGGAGCCGTGCCTTTGGCATTACGGAACGAGAATCGAGTCAGCATCTCGTTTTGTAGTCTATCATTAGCTAATTTAAATCCACTCGATAAGAGCGAGTTTTAAGAAATGAGAATACTGTTATAGTAACTTTTCTACAGCTAGACTAAAGTCTTCATAGGACTTAACTCCCACGATCGTTTCAATTTTTTCACCAGATTTAAAAAAGATGACAGCGGGAATGTTTCTAATCCCCAAACTTTTGGCTAAGTCTCGATTTGGTTCGACATCTAGCTTAAATATTTGAGCGCGATCTCCATACTCTGCTGCCAATCGATCGATTAATGGTGCCACTAATTTACAGGGGCCACACCAAGTAGCGGTACAGTCTACTACCAATACATTTGCCGATCCTAACAGAGAATTAAATTCTGCTTCATCTTTAATAAATTCAGCCATTTTTGTCTAAAACATCTCCAAATTAAGATCGTCAGCTTCAATAAGCTTACCACGCTCCTGGGATCGAAAACGAGGGAGACGATCGAGAGATAGATCGTAAATCTTATGTAATTAGAGGCTTAGTTAAGTGCAAGTTTTGCTAAATGAGAATAAGATATTTTTACTATCTTTTATCATTATGATATTTGTTGGGATGGATGCAATGTGTTTTTTAGCAATTAATGCACTATATCTGCTACCATTTTACATCGTTTCTACTGGAGTCTTCTGGTTGCTAGAATCGATCGGGTCGCTCGGATAACCCAAAAATATCGGTTGGATAGCCGCTTGGCGGAAATCGATCCTTTACAAGGGCGATCGGTCGGAGGGAAAATAGAGAGTCAGCATCAACGAGGATATAGCAACGTGAGCGAACAATTTGACTACGATTTGGTAATTATCGGCGCGGGTGTAGGCGGACATGGTGCCGCGCTCCACGCTGTCAGTTGCGGTCTGAAGACAGCGATCGTCGAAGCGGGAGATATGGGTGGTACCTGTGTCAATCGCGGTTGTATCCCCTCCAAGGCACTCCTCGCCGCTTCGGGTAGAGTCCGCGAAATGCGGAATGCGCACCATCTTAAGGCGATGGGGATTCAGGTAGATAATGTCAATTTCGATCGCGAAGGCATTGCCGCTCATGCGAGCAATCTTGTCTCGAAGCTGCGCGGCGACTTGACAAATAGTTTGACACGTTTGAATGTCGAAGTGATTCGCGGCTGGGGTAAAGTGGTTGCCAGTCAAAAAATCAGCGTGACGACACCTGAAGGTGAGAAATTTATTACTGCCAAAGATGTGATGATTTCTTCCGGTTCGATTCCCTTTGTCCCTCCTGGAATTGAAGTCGATGGTAAAACGGTATTTACTAGTGACGATGCGATTAAATTAGAAACCTTGCCCCAATGGATCGCGATTATCGGTAGCGGCTACATCGGGTTGGAATTTTCTGATGTCTATACCGCATTGGGTTCGGAAGTGACGATGATTGAATTCTTCGACCAATTGATGCCGGGATTCGATACCGATATTGCCAAACTAGCCAAACGGATTTTAATCGATCCGCGCGATATCGACGCTCGCCCCAGCCTGCTCGCCAAACGGGTCATCCCTGGTTCGCCAGTCGTCATCGAACTCGCCGACGCGAAAACTAAAGAAGTCGTCGAAATCTTAGAGGTCGATGCCTGCCTCGTCGCGACGGGTCGGATTCCCGATACCAAAAACCTTAATTTAGAAGCTGTTGGGGTCGCCCTCGACCGCCGAGGCTTCATTCCGGTGAACGATCGGCTAGAGGTCTTAATCGACGACAAACCCGTTCCCCACCTATGGGCGATCGGCGATGCGACGGGTAAAATGATGTTGGCTCACGCCGCCTCCGCTCAAGGGATTATCGCTGTCGAAAATATCTGCGGTCGATCGAAAGAAGTCGATTATCAAAGTATCCCCGCTGCTGCATTTACCCATCCCGAAATTAGCTTTGTGGGGATGACGGAAGCCCAAGCCAAGGAAGCGGCTACTGCTGGCGGATTTGAGATCGCAGCGGTAAGAAGTTATTTTAAAGGTAACTCTAAAGCGATCGCTGAAGGTGAAGCCGACGGCATGGCGAAGGTGATTTATCGTAAGGATACTGGCGAAGTATTGGGTACCCACATTATCGGGTTGCACGCGGCGGATCTGATTCATGAAGCGTCTAATGCGATCGCGCAACGCAATTCGATCCATAATCTAGCCACCTACGTTCACGCTCATCCTACTCTGTCTGAGGTATTGGATGAAGCTTACAAACGTGCTGCTGGGGTTCACTAATTGCTGGCTGGCTACGTTCGGCAACCGCCCTCGAATAAATTCGGGGCTAAGAGCATAAGTCCACTTCAGTGGACTGTTAGATTTATTTAGTTCATTTCAATGGACTTTTGCACGTTAGCCCGTTGGCGTAGCCTATCCGAAGGATACAATTCCATTTCAGGGCGGTTTATGAACGAAGCAAGTCGATTTACATTGAATAATCTCTTATTTATCACGTCGGGGGTGTCTTTTGCAGGCACCCTGAATTTTTGGGTATTTTAAGATGATGGAATATGGGAGGATCGATCGTGACCGAAGAGGAATTAGAGAAAATAATCGAGCAGGTGAGGGTAGATTGAGTCTCTGAACTAGATTTGAGCTATAAACAACTCACTCGACTACCCGATAGCATTGGAAATATTTATACTCTTACAAGCTTAAACATAACTGGGAATAAACTCACTCAATTACCGGATAGTATCGGCAAACTGACTAAATTAGATACACTAAATGTCACGGATAATTGGCTTAGTAGTATACCAGAAAATATCGGTAATCTCACCCGCTTGATTAGACTATCTTTTGAAGATAATCATCTCATGTATTTACCGGAGAGTATTGACAGTCTTACTAACCTAGCTTATCTATATTTAGGGACTAACTCTCTTACATATCTACCAGAGAGTATTGGCAATCTTAAAAATTTAATATGGTTACACTTAGGCTGTAACTCTCTCAATCGCATACCAGATAGTTTTGGTAATTTTTACAACCTTGTTGACTTAGGTCTATAGGAAAACAATCTTAGTAGTTTACCAAAGAGTGTTGTCAATCTTTCCAATCTAGGCTCAATCAGCTTAGATTTGAATCTAATTTTTAATGTGGTAGTTGTACAAGCACTACCAAAACTTAAAGAAGTCAGCTTTTTATATCTAGATCTCCCCAATAGATATTGGACTAATTCGAGTGAACGGTATCCCAAATGGTTGTTAGATGAAGAAAATGCTGAAATCAGACGAGTATTAATTCAACAAATTGGTTACGATCGAATCTGTCAGGAACTAGACGCGATCGATCTTGACACTTGGCGAGAATATAACTTGCTCAAAATCGATGCCTATATTGAGGATGAGCCGATGGTATTGCTCAAGATGACTTGTCCCTCGACGGGACATATTCATATCCTGCGCGTACCGCCAGAAATGACTAATGCCGAAGCCGCAATTACTTGGGTAAATCATGGCATCCATTAGAAGAGTGGTACCAAACTATCAAGCAAGCAGAATGGCGTAGCTTAGATAATGTGCGACAAATCTACCGTAGTGCCGATGCAGTGGGGAATTTTACAGTATTTAATATCAAAGGTAATAATTATCGTCTAATTGTAGGAATCGATTATGAAGACATGACAATTTACTATAAATACTTGTTGACTCATACCGAATATGATCAGGAGAAGTGGAAAAATGACCCTTACTTTTGACGATAGAACTTACAACAATCTGCTGGCAGAGATTAGCCCTAAAGTTATCGAAACAGAAGCAGAATACGATCGAGCGTTGGCAATTGCCGAACGGCTGACATTTACCAAGAATAAAACACCAGAAGAGAGAGCTGTTTATCGCTTATTAGTAGTACTAATCGAAGCGTATGAAAGCGAACATTATGCCTTGCCTGTAGCGAAGCCTCATGAAATACTTCAGCATATTATGGAAGCTAGCGGTACTTGCCAATCGGATTTAGTGAAGATTGTGGGTTCGAGTAGTGTCGTATCGGAGATCGTTAATGGCAAGCTAGCTATTAGCAAAGCCCAAGCGAAAATTTTAGGAGATTTATTTAAGGTATCTCCTAGTTTATTTATTTAACATCTTTCGATATTAGAGAGTTAGCTCGAAGCTCGCATGGGTAAATCATGGCATTCATGCCGACAAATTTAGCGTGCAGACTTGATGCTATCTTGGCTCGTTCCAGTATCGCCCACAATTGAAATCAGGGCTAGTGTTACGAAGTCCGCCTGCGCAGACTAATCAATTTATTTAGTCCGCGCAGGCGGACTTTGCATCACCAGCCGAGACTTCAGTCTCCAGGCAACCGCGCCTCTAGTCCTATTAAAATTGTTAAATCGATCGCCTTCCAGAGGTAATGCCGCTAGAATAGAAGAGGTAACCTTATCGCCAAAAATCGAACGTGCGCGCAAAGATTCTCGCCTGGTTGAATGAAAACGTCCCTCCTAAACGAATCCAGCATATACTAGGAGTGGAACGGATGGCGATCGAGCTTGCCACACATTACCAGCTAGATGCAGACATCGCCGCCCAAGCCGGATTGATGCACGATTTGGCCAAATATTTCAAACCCCAACGTTTATTAGAACTCGCACGAGCCGAAGGACTACCGATCGATGAAGTGGATATAGCCGCCCCACACTTATTACATGCCGATGTCAGCGCGATTGTCGCGCGGGACGAGTTTGGCATCACCAATCCCGAAATTCTCCAAGCGATCGCCGATCATACCTTGGGCAGGCCAGGAATGGGTGCGATGAGTTGTATCGTGTTTTTAGCCGATACGCTCGAAGCCGGACGCGGCGATACGCCAGAATTAGAAGCTCTACGTCAACTCAGTTATCAAGATTTACATCGAGCTGTCTGGCATACCTGTGACTATTCACTCAAATATTTGCTATCTACCCGTTGTCTCATCCATCCCCGCACCATTCGTACCCGCAATTGGGCGATGACGATGAGTCATGCAGCAGTTGTGACTTGATGAATCGATCGACTAGAGAAGTTATTAAAGTAGAAACTCGAGTTTTTCTTTAATATCACTATCCACTGTTCGCTATCCAACTATCTACTTTTTTAATGACTGAAACCGCAACTTTGACAGACACAAATCAGACTACCGAACACACGATCGAACAACTCGCATTCCTCGCGGCTGAAGCCGCAGACGATCGCAAAGCTGGAGACATGTTACTAATCGATATTTCGCAAGTATCGACACTTGCCGATTACTTATTGATCGTATCGGGTTTTTCTAAGGTACAATTGCGGGCGATTTCTGGTTCGATTATCGATAAAATCGAGGAACAGTTACAGCGGCTGCCATTACGCACCGAAGGTCAAGATCGCGGTGGTTGGATCTTGCTAGATTATGGCGATCTCATTGTCCATATCATGATGCCAGAACAACGAGAATTTTATAACCTCGAAGCTTTCTGGGGTCACGGTCAGGTCGTACCATTACCACAAGCCTCTTAGACGAATGCGATCGATGAGTAATTCTTCTTCTTTTTGTCCGGTTCCTAAAGAGCAACAACCAATTAACGAGTATCAAGAATTACAGAGTTCTTGGTTTTTTGGTTGGGTAAAATTAGATCCAGGTAAGTATATTACGAAATTACTTTGGGTGGGAATTTGGAGCTTAATCGTTACAGCTCCTTTGGCTGCTGCCAGTTTCCCGATCGCCAAATACCCAATCCAATTTGGGATTTGCACGATCGTCGGTAGCTCGATCTTTGTGATGCTAGCTACCGTCAGATTGTATCTGGGCTGGATTTATGTAAAAAATCGCTTGTATGGAGAATCGATTTTTTATGAAGAATCAGGTTGGTATGATGGCCAAACATGGCTGAAAACGCCAGAAATTCTCACCCGCGATCGCCTATTAGTCAGTTATGAAATCCAACCAATCCTCGCGAGAATTAAAAATACTTTTTTTACACTGATCGGCGCAACCATCGCTGTTATTATTTCTTGGCTCTTAATTTATTAATTAACAACTACCATAAGGCCATCAAAACTCGGCGCGATCGAGATTAAATTAGTCTCTAAGATTGATAATTACAGGTTATCAATTATCAATTATCAATTATCAATTAATTTAATAATGGCTCAACGTACTAAATCTCCAGCACTAACTGTCAGCTTATTACGAGAAGGAATTATCGAATCCGTTCACCAAGTTCAAGCCGTCGTTTGCGATAGTCGCGGGCGCGTTTTATCGGTTGCGGGAGATGCCGAACATCCGACATTCATTCGCTCGGCTCTCAAACCTTTTCAAGCGATCGCCGTCACGAGCAATGGGATCTTAGAACGTTATCAGCTAACCGATCGAGACTTGGCCGTAATGTGCAGCTCTCATGCCGCCGAAATTATTCACACTCGTCAAGTTTTTAATATTCTCTGGCGAGCTGATATCGACACCAACGCCCTTAAATGTCCGATCCCGTCTGATAAAACTAGCCCCCTAGAGCACAATTGTTCTGGCAAACATGCAGGGATGTTGGCAGTTTGTCGCGCGCACAATTGGCCGCTAGCTAACTATTTAGAGCGCAACCATCCCCTCCAAAAACTGATTTTGAGCAAATTTGCCGAAATCCTCAAAATGCCCCCAGATGAGTTTATTGGCGTCCATGACGACTGTGGCGCGCCTGTCTATCTAATGCCGATCTCGCAGATGGCGACGCTCTATGCTTATCTGGCTTCTGGCGAAAGTTTGGATCTAGAGCGAATCGTACGCGCGATGACTCATCATCCCGAACTGATCGCTGGGACGGGGCGATTTGACACCCAACTGATGCAACTCACTCAAGGCGAGTTAGTAAGCAAAGCAGGCGCAGAAGGGATTCAATGTATCGGCAGAGTCGGCGAAGGTATGGGCTTAACCATCAAGTCTAATGATGGCTCCAAACGCGCTAAATATGCCGCCGCGATTCAGCTCCTCCATCAGATGGGCTGGATTACTCCCGCAGTCTCCGAAATTCTCACCGAACAATTCTTGTCGATCGGTTCTTATACTCGCTTGGATG harbors:
- a CDS encoding thioredoxin family protein; protein product: MAEFIKDEAEFNSLLGSANVLVVDCTATWCGPCKLVAPLIDRLAAEYGDRAQIFKLDVEPNRDLAKSLGIRNIPAVIFFKSGEKIETIVGVKSYEDFSLAVEKLL
- the lpdA gene encoding dihydrolipoyl dehydrogenase: MSEQFDYDLVIIGAGVGGHGAALHAVSCGLKTAIVEAGDMGGTCVNRGCIPSKALLAASGRVREMRNAHHLKAMGIQVDNVNFDREGIAAHASNLVSKLRGDLTNSLTRLNVEVIRGWGKVVASQKISVTTPEGEKFITAKDVMISSGSIPFVPPGIEVDGKTVFTSDDAIKLETLPQWIAIIGSGYIGLEFSDVYTALGSEVTMIEFFDQLMPGFDTDIAKLAKRILIDPRDIDARPSLLAKRVIPGSPVVIELADAKTKEVVEILEVDACLVATGRIPDTKNLNLEAVGVALDRRGFIPVNDRLEVLIDDKPVPHLWAIGDATGKMMLAHAASAQGIIAVENICGRSKEVDYQSIPAAAFTHPEISFVGMTEAQAKEAATAGGFEIAAVRSYFKGNSKAIAEGEADGMAKVIYRKDTGEVLGTHIIGLHAADLIHEASNAIAQRNSIHNLATYVHAHPTLSEVLDEAYKRAAGVH
- the cax gene encoding calcium/proton exchanger → MSIKKIISIGLLIFVPISIAAESQHWGDLVVFITSALAIVPLAIWLSTATEEVAIVTGPSVGGLLNAVFGNATELIIGLVALKAGLIDIVKASITGTIISNLLLAMGLSMFLGGLKFKEQEFKPIVAQVSGSSMTLAVIAILLPTMAFYSANQSETFAVEELSIAVAIILIAVYAMTLVFSLKTHSYLYDVSLVDLEVEATGHKPDLRLWLSILVISTLAVAYESEMFVGVVESATKGLGLTPLFTGVILLPLVGGAAEYVTAVGVAVKNNMDLSVSVAMGSSLLVSLLMAPLLVLVGYAIGQPMELNFNPFEVVAVGVAVVVANLISLDGRSNWLEGILLLATYLILAAAFYFLPI
- a CDS encoding DUF3493 domain-containing protein; its protein translation is MTELKPKPKPDSIDPELWRRLQAEAKSPFRGLRQFVYVSCAISGAVGGLVFFFKLLAGRELETTIPNLAIQVGVVALMVFLLRIDKAKD
- the rsfS gene encoding ribosome silencing factor, whose translation is MTETATLTDTNQTTEHTIEQLAFLAAEAADDRKAGDMLLIDISQVSTLADYLLIVSGFSKVQLRAISGSIIDKIEEQLQRLPLRTEGQDRGGWILLDYGDLIVHIMMPEQREFYNLEAFWGHGQVVPLPQAS
- the yqeK gene encoding bis(5'-nucleosyl)-tetraphosphatase (symmetrical) YqeK; its protein translation is MRAKILAWLNENVPPKRIQHILGVERMAIELATHYQLDADIAAQAGLMHDLAKYFKPQRLLELARAEGLPIDEVDIAAPHLLHADVSAIVARDEFGITNPEILQAIADHTLGRPGMGAMSCIVFLADTLEAGRGDTPELEALRQLSYQDLHRAVWHTCDYSLKYLLSTRCLIHPRTIRTRNWAMTMSHAAVVT
- a CDS encoding CGLD27 family protein; the protein is MSNSSSFCPVPKEQQPINEYQELQSSWFFGWVKLDPGKYITKLLWVGIWSLIVTAPLAAASFPIAKYPIQFGICTIVGSSIFVMLATVRLYLGWIYVKNRLYGESIFYEESGWYDGQTWLKTPEILTRDRLLVSYEIQPILARIKNTFFTLIGATIAVIISWLLIY
- a CDS encoding type II toxin-antitoxin system HigB family toxin → MGKSWHPLEEWYQTIKQAEWRSLDNVRQIYRSADAVGNFTVFNIKGNNYRLIVGIDYEDMTIYYKYLLTHTEYDQEKWKNDPYF
- a CDS encoding PEP-CTERM sorting domain-containing protein (PEP-CTERM proteins occur, often in large numbers, in the proteomes of bacteria that also encode an exosortase, a predicted intramembrane cysteine proteinase. The presence of a PEP-CTERM domain at a protein's C-terminus predicts cleavage within the sorting domain, followed by covalent anchoring to some some component of the (usually Gram-negative) cell surface. Many PEP-CTERM proteins exhibit an unusual sequence composition that includes large numbers of potential glycosylation sites. Expression of one such protein has been shown restore the ability of a bacterium to form floc, a type of biofilm.) encodes the protein MKFKRILSLALGSGIVLGFGAIEAPNASAALLTSYQFNGNGNWSLDGVGSNINPVGNISAFVPVGSRIEKAFLYSSTNLNNNSFVPNVNFDGTTYSGAAWTNLGSTSASSGSLTAFRTDVTNQVAAKVGTGSPLEFIFSVLSENPSASIDGEALAIVYSNPNELERTIAFLDGFTNPLGDTTSVNLADPLTSTQLSNPNFEALLSLGIGFSAGGASGQFSRVDVNGSRLTTAAGGADDGGLINGGLITIGGLGDSTGNPLNPNSNTEPDDELYSIKSFLAAGNTQIQIDTLNPSNDDNIFFAGINITARAGVNAPPPSDPTAVPEPFTIVGTLIGAGTAFRMRKRLKATNKL
- a CDS encoding leucine-rich repeat domain-containing protein — its product is MSYKQLTRLPDSIGNIYTLTSLNITGNKLTQLPDSIGKLTKLDTLNVTDNWLSSIPENIGNLTRLIRLSFEDNHLMYLPESIDSLTNLAYLYLGTNSLTYLPESIGNLKNLIWLHLGCNSLNRIPDSFGNFYNLVDLGL
- a CDS encoding asparaginase, translating into MAQRTKSPALTVSLLREGIIESVHQVQAVVCDSRGRVLSVAGDAEHPTFIRSALKPFQAIAVTSNGILERYQLTDRDLAVMCSSHAAEIIHTRQVFNILWRADIDTNALKCPIPSDKTSPLEHNCSGKHAGMLAVCRAHNWPLANYLERNHPLQKLILSKFAEILKMPPDEFIGVHDDCGAPVYLMPISQMATLYAYLASGESLDLERIVRAMTHHPELIAGTGRFDTQLMQLTQGELVSKAGAEGIQCIGRVGEGMGLTIKSNDGSKRAKYAAAIQLLHQMGWITPAVSEILTEQFLSIGSYTRLDVAGELAMV
- a CDS encoding helix-turn-helix domain-containing protein — translated: MTLTFDDRTYNNLLAEISPKVIETEAEYDRALAIAERLTFTKNKTPEERAVYRLLVVLIEAYESEHYALPVAKPHEILQHIMEASGTCQSDLVKIVGSSSVVSEIVNGKLAISKAQAKILGDLFKVSPSLFI